A window of Vicinamibacteria bacterium genomic DNA:
CCTGGCCGAGCGCGGCGTGCTCGAGGTCACGGGTCCCCAGCGCCAGAAGTTCCTGCAGGGGATGCTGAGCAACGACGTGCTGGGCCGCGCTCCCGGAACCGGCTGCCTGGCCGCGCTGCTCACCGTGAAAGGTCACATCCAAGCCCTCATGCGGGTGCTGGTGACCCCGGAGGCCGTCCTCCTGGAGATGCCCCAAGATCGCCTTTCCCTCGTGGAGCGAACCCTTGAGCACTACCGCGTGGCCGCCCCCGTGCGCTTCAGGGCCCGGCCGACGGCGGTGCTGGGTCTCCTGGGCCCGCGGGCCCGGGAAGCCCTGCGGGACGCCGGCATCGAGGTCCCCGACCTCCCCCCCGAATCACACGTGTCCGGGCAACTCGGGGGCCTGGGCGTGCTCGTGGCCCGCGCCAGCGACTTGCCCTCGGGGTTCGTGGTCCACGTGGCCCCCGATGGAGCCGCTCTGGTGCGGGAGGCCCTCGCCCATCGCGCCCACCGCCTGGAGCGCGAGGCCCTGGACGCCTTGAGGGTCGAGGGGGGGTGCGCCTGGTACGGCCCCGACGTGACCGAGGAGAACCTCCTGCACGAGGCCGGGCTCGTGGACAGCCACCATTCGTTCACGAAGGGCTGCTACATCGGACAGGAGGTCATCGCCCGCCTGGATGCCCGCGGCGGGAACGTCAACAAGAAGCTGCGCGGCCTCCGGCTGAGCGCGGCCGTGAGGGCGGGGACCCCGATCCTGGCCGCGGGCAAGGACGTCGGCCGCGTGACCACGGCCGCCGTCTCCCCGCGCTTCGGCCCCATCGCTCTCGCCTACCTCCATCGCGACCAGGCGACACCGGGGACGACCCTGGACGCCGCGGGGGCCACCGCCACCGTGGTCGCGCTCCCCATGGAGTAAGCACTCTGAAGATCTACACCCGAAAGGGTGACGGGGGCGAGACCGGGCTCCTGGGCGGGCCCCGGGTCCCCAAGGACCACCTGCGGGTGGCCTCCTCCGGCGACCTGGACGAGCTGAGCGCCGTCCTCGGCCTGGTCAAAGCCCACGCCCGCGACGCCGACCTCTCCACCGTCTTGCGGGAGGTCCAGCGCGATCTCTTCGCGATGGGGGCCCAGCTCGCCGACCCCTCGGCCCGGGTCGCGCGCCGGAAGGCTAAAGCGGCCGTCCCCGCGGCCCGCATCCGCCGCTTAGAGCGGGCCATCGACGCCCGCGAGCGCCAGATGCCGGAGCTCAAGGCCTTCATCCTTCCCGGCGGCTCGCGGCTGGGCTCGTTCCTGCATCTGGCCCGCACGGTCTGCCGGCGCGCGGAGCGCTCGATCGTGACCCTGGCCCGCGCGGAGACGGTGGACAAGCGGATCCTGGCCTACGTGAACCGCCTCTCCGACCTCCTCTTCGTCCTCGCCCGCTACGAGAACCACCGGAGCGGGGAGTCGGAGGATCGATGGTGAGGGCCCACGGCCGGCGGGCCGGGCGCAGCGCCCCCCGACTTGATCCACAAGATCCGCGGATCTAGCCCCGCCGCCTTTCCGGAGGTTGAAGCCATGGCCACCACCGCCCGCTACGATGCCATCGTGATCGGTGCCGGACAGGCGGGGGTGCCCCTGGCGCGGGCCCTCAGCGGCGCGGGCCGAAGGACCGCCCTCGTGGAGCAGGATCAGGTGGGTGGCACCTGCATCAACGTCGGCTGCACGCCCACCAAGACCATGGTGGCCAGCGCGCGCGTGGCCTACCTGGCCCGCCGGGGCTCCAACTATGGCGTGCGCACGGGAAACGTGGAGGTGGACCTTCTGCGTGTGCGTCAGCGGAAGCGGGACCTCGTGGCCACCTTCCGGAGCGGGACCCGCCACCGCCTGGAGAGCACCTCCGGCCTCGACCTCCTCGAGGGCCGCGCCCGCTTCCTGGATCCCCGCCGGCTGGAGGTCCACCTCGCCGAGGGGTCCGTCCGCACGCTGACTGCGGATCTCATCTTCATCAACAGCGGTGCCCGGCCCGCGGTGCCCGCTTTG
This region includes:
- a CDS encoding cob(I)yrinic acid a,c-diamide adenosyltransferase, with translation MYTRKGDGGETGLLGGPRVPKDHLRVASSGDLDELSAVLGLVKAHARDADLSTVLREVQRDLFAMGAQLADPSARVARRKAKAAVPAARIRRLERAIDARERQMPELKAFILPGGSRLGSFLHLARTVCRRAERSIVTLARAETVDKRILAYVNRLSDLLFVLARYENHRSGESEDRW
- a CDS encoding glycine cleavage T C-terminal barrel domain-containing protein, whose amino-acid sequence is MVDAPPDTAEGYRAAREAAAWVDLAERGVLEVTGPQRQKFLQGMLSNDVLGRAPGTGCLAALLTVKGHIQALMRVLVTPEAVLLEMPQDRLSLVERTLEHYRVAAPVRFRARPTAVLGLLGPRAREALRDAGIEVPDLPPESHVSGQLGGLGVLVARASDLPSGFVVHVAPDGAALVREALAHRAHRLEREALDALRVEGGCAWYGPDVTEENLLHEAGLVDSHHSFTKGCYIGQEVIARLDARGGNVNKKLRGLRLSAAVRAGTPILAAGKDVGRVTTAAVSPRFGPIALAYLHRDQATPGTTLDAAGATATVVALPME